Proteins encoded by one window of Cloeon dipterum chromosome 4, ieCloDipt1.1, whole genome shotgun sequence:
- the LOC135944019 gene encoding uncharacterized protein LOC135944019 — MEVSVKNRRYVDDFFTKEEFEYLQANRQLCKELIAKQDIKFWTRQLISFRQEVKGVLGQVYFSQCSDYVFVHGLRNLAAGKKGVGKFLALLCASFTLKPLRSYVPMIEDFLDAQKYSERASLKKTIKELFPPQHIKDCDEVSEGLCSKTAVDILRCEMRQILCVYLRVAGFVTQLLQQLAEKRPLPEWEMPAKWRSEDYLPDDLEDYLREKWKKDLASSVLQVPLKEVAWWNKKKQPRERDYKLDLSKCKMSSMELLSWKPIPYYTLPVLECYFVGPLIEILLKHNKKGHPFKAPACDLAKIRFSCVQLAVPPILALKYHERNIQGLHSMKISAWFASWCTVVPVRNVMNHLLASSKDVNAEEKKQLVATGHTLLNWNCNEALLPEDQISDAIAFLTCKDVLSQFLTNYTIRQQWFVVALFSILKIERETIPLQVWPLPVEHIEPVKEVLTTVKMVKELTLLGLYCHENDMYAEMREFTGKFQAMISICLKAFTEKDYSSLRCLKTECFKEFSFKGQYVNPAYFELDENISCYYSGHPWNFEYYKSPSQKKDPSNKIHDPIGLAECSYNFWKDPPLLENGAQMPLFKGLLGSDAYALVRNNSWNKKGKFVKEVVSAMACMGNIIPATERSRVVNLELASGKFDKPLSAMKGGDYAKMDIIGRIGCHCLLLLNCTNTFKAPDQVLSESAAKTLVGSLVYLAYEMFEMNHLLRLGILLGVVCDFEPVWPLKAEGRDFTHLLTFIRVTKKAELSRLDDKSIEKEEFLKTEGPKEFECGVGVCGSWLREQLSLQLNSIWSSNGNAAAAQWTPLLHYLYPCYIHLYEEQPPIEECLGLFFVLIHQLMSSHKDILKENVCTRDVKMIELQINMTAMHNKILQVMNSTIDQMNGALSHKLAEIFLSTNWCFDNSSNNELSKTLVTKAMNNYSNLWRLHYNMLTTLLLKLTGINIVYDKDYIFKTRAPALSKPFEALFMVHRAVDQMYCALRHEVPVNRTAEFKVAMFEVSTIETTLHPLRSYFYYNLSRFSRCDVDEVMFLYTCSKDFWTFWQALCNARRLISQEMAAMASIKLPNDSFGKCVAAFIRGDFEKTNLLIKPIIPFVLLADDVSEIYKMATDMTVEFPLMENGQQVVNEEDLSSLRDCKFWTSSSSDGGKKKPVKAKKSFKPPKEVIEALREAQKQQSKALQEAQKPQKEIEEHTCNTCKKCVNKKFLTCGECIKTGFPNVNYYCSKSCQTAAWETFHEEEHLISELEKSFNSMN, encoded by the exons ATGGAGGTATCTGTGAAAAATAGACGTTatgttgatgatttttttactaaagaaGAATTTGAGTATCTTCAAGCAAACCGACAGCTCTGTAAAGAGCTAATCGCCAAGCAG GATATTAAGTTTTGGACCCGTCAGCTGATTTCGTTCAGACAAGAAGTAAAAGGAGTGCTTGGTCAAGTGTACTTTTCGCAGTGCTCAGACTATGTTTTCGTCCATGGTTTACGAAACCTGGCTGCAGGCAAAAAAGG ggtGGGCAAATTCCTCGCGCTGCTCTGCGCCAGCTTCACCTTGAAGCCACTCAGATCATATGTCCCAATGATCGAAGATTTCCTAGATG CTCAAAAATACAGTGAGCGAGCTAGTTTGAAGAAGACCATCAAGGAATTGTTCCCACCGCAGCACATAAAAGATTGCGATGAAGTATCTGAAGGTCTCTGCAGCAAAACTGCTGTTGACATTTTAAGATGCGag ATGCGCCAAATTTTGTGTGTCTATCTGAGGGTTGCTGGCTTCGTAACGCAATTGCTGCAGCAGCTGGCTGAAAAGCGGCCCTTGCCAGAGTGGGAAATGCCAGCTAAGTGGCGCAGTGAAGATTACCTCCCTGATGACCTGGAGGATTACTTGCGGGAGAAATGGAAGAAAGACCTGGCCAGTTCAGTCCTGCAGGTCCCGTTGAAAGAGGTCGCGTGGTGGAACAAGAAAAAGCAGCCACGAGAGAGGGATTACAAACTTGACCTGTCCAAGTGCAAGATGAGCAGCATGGAGTTGCTTAGTTGGAAGCCAATTCCTTATTACACGCTACCAGTTCTGGAATGTTATTTTGTTGGACCCCTCATTGAGATTCTCCTAAAG CACAACAAAAAGGGCCATCCTTTTAAAGCGCCGGCATGTGACCTTGCAAAGATTAGATTTAGTTGCGTCCAGTTAGCTGTTCCTCCTATTTTGGCTCTGAAGTACCACGAGAGAAACATCCAAGGACTACACAGCATGAAGATTTCTGCGTGGTTCGCCTCATGGTGCACTGTGGTTCCCGTTAGGAATGTAATGAACCATCTGTTGGCGTCTTCAAAAGACGTCAATGCGGAGGAAAAGAAGCAACTGGTGGCCACAGGTCATACTCTGTTAAATTGGAACTGCAATGAGGCTTTGCTGCCTGAAGACCAAATATCAGACGCAATTGCTTTCCTCACTTGTAAAGATGTGCTCAGTCAATTCCTGACTAATTACACAATCAGGCAGCAATGGTTTGTTGTAGCCCTCTTTTCTATTCTCAAG ATTGAAAGGGAGACCATCCCCCTGCAAGTGTGGCCACTGCCTGTCGAACACATTGAACCTGTCAAAGAAGTACTCACGACTGTCAAGATGGTGAAGGAACTGACTCTGCTTGGTCTCTACTGCCACGAGAATGACATGTACGCAGAAATGCGGGAATTTACTGGCAAATTCCAAGCaatgatttcaatttgcttGAAAGCATTTACTGAAAAAGACTACAGTAGTCTTCGTTGTCTCAAGACTGAATGCTTCAAAGAGTTCAGTTTTAAAGGACAATATGTTAACCCCGCGTACTTTGAACTGGACGAAAACATAAGTTGCTATTACTCTGGGCACCCATG gaattttgagtactacAAGAGCCCTTCACAGAAAAAAGATCCatctaataaaattcatgatcCAATTGGCTTGGCGGAATGCAGTTACAACTTTTGGAAGGATCCTCCGTTGCTTGAAAACGGCGCCCAGATGCCACTCTTCAAAG GATTACTTGGAAGTGATGCTTACGCACTGGTTAGGAATAATTCGTGGAACAAGAAAGGGAAATTCGTCAAAGAAGTGGTTTCTGCAATGGCCTGCATGGGGAACATTATTCCTGCGACTGAACGTAGCAGAGTGGTCAACCTTGAATTGGCGAGTGGCAAATTTGATAAGCCTCTGTCAGCAATGAAAG GAGGAGATTATGCCAAAATGGATATCATTGGTAGAATTGGATGCCACTGTCTTCTTCTGCTGAACTGCACAAACACTTTCAAAGCACCTGACCAAGTGCTTTCTGAGTCAGCTGCGaag ACTTTGGTTGGAAGTTTGGTCTATCTGGCTTATGAAATGTTCGAGATGAATCATCTTCTCAGATTGGGTATTTTACTTGGAGTTGTTTGCGACTTTGAACCAGTTTGGCCTCTGAAAGCCGAAGGGAGAGATTTCACTCACCTTTTGACGTTCATAAGAGTCACCAAGAAGGCAGAATTGTCCAGACTAGATGATAAGTCAATAGAAAAAGAAGAGTTTCTTAAAACAGAAG GTCCCAAGGAGTTCGAGTGTGGTGTAGGTGTCTGTGGCTCGTGGCTTCGGGAGCAACTGTCACTCCAATTGAACTCCATTTGGTCGAGCAATGGAAATGCTGCAGCCGCGCAGTGGACACCACTCCTACACTACCTCTACCCCTGCTACATTCATCTTTATGAGGAACAGCCCCCAATTGAAGAATGCCTAGGCTTATTCTTTGTTCTCATTCACCAGCTCATGTCAAGCCACAAGGACATTCTCAAGGAAAATGTCTGCACTAGAGATgtcaaaatgattgaattgcAGATCAACATGACTGCAATGCATAATAAG ATTCTGCAAGTGATGAACTCTACAATTGATCAGATGAATGGGGCTCTGAGTCACAAACTGGCTGAAATTTTCTTGAGCACAAACTGGTGTTTTGATAATTCATCAAATAATGAACTCAGCAAAACTCTTGTGACTAAGGCTATGAATAATTACTCTAATTTGTGGCGACTTCACTACAACATGCTGACCACGTTACTGTTGAAACTGACTGGA atcaACATTGTTTATGACAAAgactacatttttaaaacgcgAGCCCCTGCTCTATCCAAACCATTCGAGGCTCTGTTCATGGTTCACCGAGCAGTTGATCAAATGTATTGTGCTCTCAGGCATGAGGTTCCTGTAAATCGAACAGCAGAGTTTAAGGTAGCAATGTTTGAGGTGTCCACTATTGAGACCACATTGCACCCATTGCGCAGTTACTTTTACTACAA TCTGTCCAGGTTTTCTCGCTGTGACGTGGATGAGGTCATGTTCCTTTACACCTGCAGCAAAGATTTCTG GACGTTTTGGCAAGCGTTGTGTAACGCACGGCGTCTGATTTCCCAGGAAATGGCCGCCATGGCTTCAATAAAGCTGCCAAATGACAGCTTTGGAAAATGTGTTGCTGCCTTTATCAGAGGAGATTTTGAAAAGACAAATTTGCTGATCAAACCAATCATTCCGTTTGTTCTTCTTGCTGATGATGTTTCTG AGATCTACAAGATGGCTACTGACATGACCGTGGAGTTTCCGTTGATGGAAAATGGTCAGCAGGTGGTTAATGAGGAAGACCTCTCTAGTTTAAGggactgcaaattttggaccTCTTCCAGCAGTGATGGTGGCAAAAAGAAACCAGTTAAGGCCAAGAAAAGCTTTAAGCCTCCTAAGGAGG TTATCGAAGCCCTGCGAGAGGCACAAAAACAGCAAAGTAAAGCCCTGCAAGAGGcacaaaaaccgcaaaaagaaattgaagagCACACTTGCAACACGTGCAAGAAATGTGTCAACAAAAAGTTCTTAACTTGTGGAGAATGCATTAAAACTGGGTTCCCAAATGTTAACTATTACTGCTCCAAATCTTGTCAGA ctgccGCTTGGGAAACTTTCCATGAAGAAGAACATTTGATTTCTGAGCTGGAAAAGAGTTTTAACAGTATGAATTAA